The following proteins are co-located in the Candidatus Competibacteraceae bacterium genome:
- the coaD gene encoding pantetheine-phosphate adenylyltransferase, with amino-acid sequence MSVVAIYPGTFDPITNGHADLIDRGARMFERLIVSVAANPNKQPLFSLEERVALVNEVVSHLPHVEVRGFDILLVNYAKSVGANVIMRGLRAVSDFEFEFQLASMNRRLNPQIESIFLTPAEQYAFVSSSLVREVAKLGGNIAPFVHPKVEAALAAKFALRH; translated from the coding sequence ATGTCCGTCGTCGCCATCTATCCGGGCACTTTCGATCCCATCACCAATGGTCACGCCGATCTGATCGATCGTGGCGCACGCATGTTCGAGCGGCTCATTGTCAGCGTCGCCGCCAATCCCAACAAGCAGCCGCTGTTCTCACTGGAGGAGCGGGTGGCGCTGGTAAACGAGGTGGTATCGCACCTACCCCACGTCGAGGTGCGCGGTTTCGACATTCTTCTGGTGAATTACGCCAAGAGCGTCGGCGCCAACGTCATCATGCGTGGCCTGCGCGCGGTGTCCGATTTCGAATTCGAATTTCAGTTGGCCAGCATGAACCGCCGCCTGAACCCCCAGATCGAATCCATTTTCTTGACCCCCGCCGAGCAATACGCCTTCGTCTCCTCCAGTCTGGTGCGCGAAGTCGCCAAGCTGGGTGGGAACATCGCGCCGTTCGTCCACCCCAAGGTGGAGGCGGCGCTGGCGGCAAAATTCGCCTTGCGCCATTAA
- a CDS encoding NAD(P)H-binding protein, which produces MGEQRQSAIRVLLVGATGLVGGHCLTQLLADDDIGQVTIFARHPMEQTHPKLTVHLVDFDQLRDHAGAIDADVVLCCLGTTHRAAGSPEAFAKVDHIYVAELARLAAAHGVPCFVLVSAVGADPSSPVFYNRVKGRAEAAVSELPFKTVHLLRPSLLLGEHREARPVEDWSQRLAPLWTPLLWGPFSRYRPVPAETVAAKMVELAKSGQEGVHIHHFTP; this is translated from the coding sequence ATGGGGGAACAACGACAATCGGCAATCCGCGTCCTGCTGGTGGGAGCGACCGGCCTGGTCGGAGGGCATTGTTTGACCCAATTGCTGGCGGACGACGACATTGGCCAGGTCACGATCTTCGCTCGCCATCCGATGGAACAAACCCACCCGAAACTCACCGTACACCTCGTGGATTTCGACCAACTGCGCGATCACGCCGGCGCCATCGACGCCGATGTCGTCCTGTGCTGCCTGGGTACCACCCACCGGGCGGCCGGTTCGCCGGAAGCGTTCGCCAAGGTCGACCACATTTACGTCGCCGAACTGGCCCGGTTGGCGGCGGCGCACGGCGTACCCTGCTTCGTGCTGGTCTCGGCGGTCGGCGCCGACCCCAGTTCGCCGGTTTTCTACAATCGGGTCAAGGGCCGAGCCGAAGCGGCGGTCAGCGAATTGCCGTTCAAGACCGTTCACCTGCTGCGCCCTTCACTGCTGTTGGGCGAACACCGTGAAGCCCGGCCGGTCGAAGACTGGAGCCAACGACTGGCGCCGCTCTGGACACCTCTCCTGTGGGGACCGTTCAGCCGTTACCGGCCGGTGCCGGCGGAAACCGTCGCCGCCAAAATGGTCGAACTGGCCAAAAGCGGCCAGGAAGGCGTACACATCCACCATTTCACCCCCTGA
- a CDS encoding YfhL family 4Fe-4S dicluster ferredoxin, with protein sequence MALMITDECINCDVCEPECPNEAIYQGEEIYEIDPSRCTQCVGHFDTPQCIEVCPVDCIIPDLNHAETDEQLQTKYEKLTSTA encoded by the coding sequence ATGGCACTGATGATCACCGACGAATGCATCAACTGCGACGTGTGCGAGCCCGAGTGCCCAAACGAAGCGATCTATCAGGGCGAAGAAATCTACGAGATCGACCCGAGCCGCTGCACCCAGTGCGTGGGCCACTTCGACACACCACAATGCATCGAAGTCTGTCCGGTGGACTGCATCATTCCGGACCTAAACCATGCCGAAACCGATGAGCAACTGCAAACCAAGTACGAGAAGCTGACCAGCACGGCTTGA
- a CDS encoding DUF4124 domain-containing protein: MVIARTSFQAPGPTAIALLALLALLESQPALGKKLYKYQDANGAWSFTDRPPATDVPVEISQLAVRDLPARISIRNRGTPETPVLAAVNDYYGPVEVEISAEALKTCAPSHRCRCGWSSRPAWN; encoded by the coding sequence ATGGTTATCGCGCGAACAAGCTTCCAAGCACCGGGTCCGACGGCGATCGCGTTGCTGGCCTTGCTCGCCTTGCTGGAATCGCAACCAGCACTGGGTAAAAAACTCTACAAATATCAGGATGCCAACGGCGCCTGGTCGTTCACCGACCGGCCGCCCGCCACCGATGTGCCGGTCGAGATCAGTCAGTTGGCGGTTCGCGATCTACCGGCCAGGATCAGCATCCGTAACCGCGGCACCCCGGAAACGCCGGTGCTGGCGGCGGTCAACGACTATTACGGCCCGGTGGAGGTGGAAATCAGCGCCGAAGCACTGAAAACATGCGCGCCGAGCCACCGTTGCCGGTGCGGGTGGTCGTCCCGGCCCGCATGGAACTGA
- a CDS encoding M23 family metallopeptidase, which produces MRAEPPLPVRVVVPARMELTVVALKPTGARWSYGYRVRAVLGDPTAKHRPEQPYAPPFAPGQRFRVSQAFDGGFSHQHPQSRYAVDISLPLGTPVRAARAGVIMEVAGDFFDGGTDPKYQSRANAVRVLHDDGTMAIYAHLHPDSIQVAPGQRVQRGTWLANSGNTGFSTGPHLHFAVQRNAEMELVSIPFEFAGSDGQGITPVAGMSLTAY; this is translated from the coding sequence ATGCGCGCCGAGCCACCGTTGCCGGTGCGGGTGGTCGTCCCGGCCCGCATGGAACTGACGGTGGTCGCACTCAAACCGACGGGTGCACGCTGGAGCTACGGTTATCGAGTACGGGCGGTGCTGGGCGACCCCACCGCCAAGCATCGACCCGAGCAACCCTACGCGCCACCGTTCGCGCCAGGGCAACGGTTCCGCGTCAGCCAGGCATTCGACGGCGGCTTTAGCCACCAACACCCGCAAAGCCGTTACGCGGTGGACATCAGCCTACCGCTGGGCACTCCGGTGCGCGCCGCGCGAGCCGGAGTCATCATGGAAGTGGCCGGCGATTTCTTCGATGGTGGCACCGACCCGAAATATCAAAGCCGAGCCAATGCGGTGCGCGTCCTGCACGACGACGGCACCATGGCGATATACGCTCACTTGCATCCCGATTCGATCCAGGTGGCGCCGGGGCAACGGGTGCAACGTGGCACTTGGTTGGCCAACTCCGGTAACACCGGCTTTTCCACCGGCCCACACCTGCACTTCGCGGTCCAGCGCAACGCGGAGATGGAACTGGTCTCGATCCCCTTCGAGTTCGCCGGGTCCGACGGACAAGGAATCACCCCGGTCGCTGGCATGTCGCTGACAGCGTACTGA